One Actinomycetota bacterium genomic window, CCCAGATCCGATTGAGGAACTCGACCCCCTCGCTTTCGACGACATAAGAAACAAATCTCTCACCCAGGATATATTGTTTTAGCTTAATATCAAGTCCAATTAACTTCTCGAGGATCAATTGAAATAAGCTCTTTCTCCTCCTTCTCTCCCTAAACACCGCGAGGAGTTCATCATAATCCGGCAATTGCTTTCCAACTTTTACCATTACATGCTCACTATATCCCTCGATGAGGCACATTAAAGCTTGAATCCTGCCAGCGAGCTCCCGGTGCTCTGGGCCTAAAAGATGCTTCCACCAAAATTGTGACCAGGAAAGTGGTCTTGAGCCTCGCAATATCTCAAGCTCAAGTTGTGAAACAGCTCTATTTGCCAGTGCGAGGTACTCTTTCAAAAGCGAGTTCAGGTAATCTCGAAGCCAGGGGTGGACATGGAACTGAAAGCTGTGGGTGGATTCATGAAGAGCAATCCAGAGTCTAAGGTTAAAGGGATCGAGATTCAACTCTCGCTCTAAATTCACGATATTGGGCTCCACGAAATAAAGGAATCGTTCAGGAAAAACGCTTTCCGTTGTGGGAAGACCAAAATCATACTGAGCCAAAACCTTGGTGGACAAATGTCCCATCATCAATCCGATCTCAGTGGTGATGGATATCTGACCCACCTTTCTTAATACTTTCCCCCCGGGATAAACCGTGGATAAGTAGGTCTGTAAAGCTTCCCAGTAACTCTTCGCCAATGGCTTAAGGAGAGATCTAATATTTTCCATGTTCATAACAATCCACTCGGTCCTATCAAATACGCAAACCAGATCGGTGGATGTCCATGGGTTTCCCAGATAATCTGCAATCTTGGGTCGAACTGTTTCCAGCATCTTACAATAAGCATCTACTAAGCTTTCACGATCGAAAAGAGTTTCAGTTCCCCTATCCGAGAAGTCGAAAGCAATTCCTGCGGCAACCTCCCAATTTATGAGAGATTTTGAGGGGGAGAATAGCTGGATTCCCAACTTTTCTAAAAGTTTGTACGTCTTCTCAAAAGCATTCTCCCATCGCATATGTTCCACCAAAGCGATGATAACATGAAAAATATCCATCGCCCACTGCTACACCCAATAGGCAACCTTTAAATCTGTCCAATAGATCAACCACGCTCTCTCACCTCTTACTTCAAAAGAGCCCCACTTTAAAAACCAAAGCTCTTCCATTTCATTCTAATATTCTTAAGAATTTTAGAGCATTCGATGGATTTTCTATTCGGTCAAGGTGGCAATACCTCGTATGGGTTAGGCCACCGCAACCGAAAATAGACCCATGAGGTGATACAAGACTACAAGGAGGAGGATAGTTAGAGGGATTAGAATTGCCCGCGGTGAAAGCCTCCAAAGTAAATATGCGAGTATGGGAACTATGAGAAACTTATATCCCCAAAATAGATGAGGGAATAACCCATGCAATGGATTCGCCTCCACGGCGAGACCAAAGTGTAATTCTAAAATCGTCAATAATCCATCCAAAAAATTGAAATAGATGAGGGAAAAGAGCATCTTTTCCTTCCTTTCTTCACTTCTTATTGAATTATTTCTTCCACAGGAGCATATTATCCTCCCAAAATTTAAAACTAATGATTAATTTTGGGAGGCGTCAAGATCGTTCAATAAAACATTGAAGGTCAGACTCGTTTGATCATGTAAGTTCCATGAGGGTCATAGCCGAGTCGCCGATAGTATTCCCGGACACCGACGCCGGAGATCACCACCATTTTTCTTATTCCAAATTCCTTTAGGGCGATGTCTTCCGCTGTTCTTATTAGTTTCATGCCCAAGCCTCGGTGCTGTGCGGCTTCTCTTCTTTCCCCCAAGGGAACGAGCTCACCATAGGTGTGCACTTCCCTGATGATGGCCGCCCCCTCAAGTTCAGGGATGATGTGCTTCTCGCCACTGAAGTGATGAGAGGGAATTCGTAGACGCAAGAAGGAAAGGATGTGCTCACGCTGGGGAT contains:
- a CDS encoding zinc-dependent metalloprotease, producing the protein MRWENAFEKTYKLLEKLGIQLFSPSKSLINWEVAAGIAFDFSDRGTETLFDRESLVDAYCKMLETVRPKIADYLGNPWTSTDLVCVFDRTEWIVMNMENIRSLLKPLAKSYWEALQTYLSTVYPGGKVLRKVGQISITTEIGLMMGHLSTKVLAQYDFGLPTTESVFPERFLYFVEPNIVNLERELNLDPFNLRLWIALHESTHSFQFHVHPWLRDYLNSLLKEYLALANRAVSQLELEILRGSRPLSWSQFWWKHLLGPEHRELAGRIQALMCLIEGYSEHVMVKVGKQLPDYDELLAVFRERRRRKSLFQLILEKLIGLDIKLKQYILGERFVSYVVESEGVEFLNRIWDDRDNLPTWREIYYPEEWISRIKSSS
- a CDS encoding DUF5658 family protein, with product MLFSLIYFNFLDGLLTILELHFGLAVEANPLHGLFPHLFWGYKFLIVPILAYLLWRLSPRAILIPLTILLLVVLYHLMGLFSVAVA